A window of Punica granatum isolate Tunisia-2019 chromosome 8, ASM765513v2, whole genome shotgun sequence genomic DNA:
TACGAAATTCAATAAATGCCAGATATAATCGTGACATTTTCCACTAGATGCACGACAAGTTACCATATATAATCCCGCGCTAAACCCACAATAAACAGTTCCATATACGCCTCGGCGCTCAAACCAATTAATAAACCCACAGGAGCAGCTGCAGATGTACGAATGCTGAAAGAGGATGAAGAAATAGTTTTTACATACCGGGAAGGTCCCAGGGCTCGCACTTGTAGACATCGACCTCGGAAATCGGATCGTACCGGGGAGGCTTGCCTGAGATCTTGCGTTTCAGGTAGTACCGGACCAGCTCCTCGTCGGTCGGGTGGAATCGGAACCCCGGAGCGAGTGAAGTCCCCGAGCCACGGGCCATCGAATCACAGCTCAGAGAGTTCAATTGGGGACGGTGCACGGTCAATTGCTGCCTCTGAACTCAGACTGAAGAGTGCACTTGCAGCGGAGGGGAGGATGGGATTGGAGGAAATTGGGGATTTTAGGGTTCCGGGGAGATTCAAAGAGTCTTGATGAAGCAAAGCGGCATTCTTTGTAAAGTTACCTATCTCGACAGGAGCTCCAATgatagagaaagagagaaaagggaagagagagagagagagagagagacggggGGATTGGTTCGGTAGATATATATCTTAGCTACCGCAAAGCAACATAGAGAAGTTTCCAGTCACCTGTCGGTGACGCGAAAGTGTACAAGAGACGTACGCCCGGGAGCATGCATCTCGACAATCAGATAATCTGCCGGAAGGCCCAGGACCCCAAGGCCCAAGCCCAAGCgatattaataatattgttCTTTTTCGGGACAAATCACTGCTGTCGTTTATTATGGGTCGGAACGTAATCCCTCCTAGGACCAAACATAACAGCTACAGCTGGTTGATTCAACCGGTGAATAATCATGGTCGACATGATAGCTCAAAAATAAGAGGGAAAGATTTCACATAATTAGAAGTAGGAATCCATTTTGGGAGTAACTGAGGTAATTATCTGAAAAAATTCGatgtatttataaatatatatttctttttttatgagtAATTTTATTTCCTAAGTCGAGCAATGGACTTTCCTATATAACCCATAGGACCCTCCGCCCTCTTAAGATTCAAATCCTTTCTATCCGCCCTTGATATTGAACGGGATCCGTCCTTGATTGAAAGGGTGCATACGACCGGGCTTATGTATGCAGTGGCGGGGTCCGGAACCGGCATGAGATATTTGATGACGTGTCGTCCTTCTGTGCCAGGAGTAGGCCCGGAACGTGGCGGGCTGTGGAGCGGAGGCTGGACCTTGCGTTGGCAAGCAATGGCATGCATTGCttgttatattatttttccgttttgttttattttcttttttcaaataaaataaataatcagaGGCAggtttataaattatattggaAATTAGGGACAAGTCGATTAGGAATTTTTCTCTTTCCAATTGTATTTTGCTCCGATCCACAATTTGCTCATGTATTCCTATTCATATGTACATGAGATCAGATATTAGATAATGAGAAAGACCATTACAATTTTTGTCCCAATTGTTTTCAACTCCATACAAATCTTGGAAAATTATTAGGTGAAGTGCTTTGTTACTCTTCAAAGAAAttccttcttttgttttgtttgctAGAATTGTAAGAACTCAGCAATTGCCAGTCGACTCCAAACTTTGACTTGGTTGCAACTTGCAATTCTTCTGAggatatctctctctctctctgttttttttccctgaaataataattttaggcAGATTGATGATACTTGCCAAagattttttaagaaaatttgaggtagtattatataaaattttcccgattattatatatgtataaagataataaattaaatgggTGCACGAATTGATGATCTTGCCAAAAATCTTTTTCTCGTTCAATTCAGCCAACACAAGCCCAATTCGCCCCATAGAAAACCTCGAAAGATAGTCAGTCCACCATTGGTTTCAAAATCTGAAATATTCTTTGAACTATAGTATACATGAATCACGCCTTTCTATAAAGATGACAttgtgataaatatatttgacgACAAAAGTAAGCAAACTATATTTGATTTAACTGGAAAATGGTGTGCATATGATTTTATTGACTTTCCACTTCATCACGTGTTGATAAAGCGTAAGCAACATGGATAGGGAAGATAATTAATTacggaagaagaagattttgtttttattttattttttcatgtaGTTGtcatatattatttcttattatatatatacatattaggaATTTAATTGTGGGGCAGAATTAATCAAACAGAATGATTCCGACGATATCTAAACTGAATAACTATAAATTTAACGATGAACATAATAATATCGTAAATATGAAAGCAAGCAGATGTCCAAGATATAAGTCAAAGGACTTTTCTAATTTCAAGTAAAAACAAGTTTTGTCCTTTTCTACGTTTAAataaatgatttttcttttggctaCATTTAAATAAACGATTTACAGCCCAAGCTATACTTAATCAGATCATAATAAATTAGTTAAATTTGTTTACTTTTGGTTGTGCGTTCCTGATaggaggaaaaaagaaacaaaagatAGGCCGTCAGTTGTTCCGTCACGAAAAAGGGAGACATATTATTaacttaaattattattaacaaTATGTgttaattaaaatgattattaattatatataatctgTTGTTGAGCCAATGATGCATATGTgttacgtgtatatatatcagaTACCATAGACACAACTCTGAACTTCAGACTGAAACTGACTACTATTTATCGGTAGATTGCTTCATTAAGCTTCATccgtctttctttttttttctttttttctttttttccttttaagtaGGAAGCAGGGTCGAagtccaaaaagaaaaaaaaaaaggaaaaatccaGTCTTATTAAGTGCTATATATAAAgctgcttttctttttcccccagTATATGAAGCTGCTATGATTAATTACATAGGATTTGGTTCTTTCCATTTCTATGTTATAATGTTATGTTGTACTACTCATTCCCAGTGACCTGCAAAGTATGGGACTGGGATGGTTGAGCAACTCACCTTGTCGGGCTCTGCAATTGGCAATCGTCTTTGCATCCGCAATCACATCAGTGGCTGGAGCCGAGATCTACCACGAGTGGCATGTCACAGTGGAACCCGCATTCTCGTTATCAGCTCATTTGCAGCAGCCAGTAACTGATcagatgatatatatatttcacttCTCGGTTGAAATGAAGCAAAAccttttctgtttcttttcttgccTGATATAGACAGGCGGAGTTGTGTATGTGGGCAGGTGATAACCATCAATGGCATGTTTCCTGGGCCTCTCATCAATGCAACCACTGACGATGCTATACATGTTAACGTGTTTAACAACATGGACGAGCCCCTTCTCTTTACATGGTATGAATATCAGTTTGATGTTTTATCTACGCACTTTAACACGAGCCCTCCACCCCAGCAAGAGACAACAAAGAACTGTGCCCCGGCCACTTTCCGGTTTTTACCATGGTTGGTTGGTCTTATATCATATTTGagtttcttcttgttttctgACCTTAACATAAAGGAACGGGATACAACAGAGGCTGAATTCGTGGCAAGATGGGGTTTCCGGCACGAACTGTCCGATCCTGCCTGGCAAAAACTGGACTTATGAGTTCCAGATGAAGGACCAAATCGGGACATTCTCCTATTTTCCGTCGATCAATTTCCAGAAGGCAGGGGGAGGATTTGGTTCCATCAGAGTCAACAACATGCCAGTTATTGCCGTTCCTTTTGCCAAGCCAGAAGCCGAATATGACCTCCTCATAGGAGATTGGTACTATCAAAGCTACAAGGTgtaatatatacatgcatacatatacatatgcacgcaaatgaatattaaattcgtacaatttataattatttgcaTTTGCTGATTATCATGGGAAGACACTGAGGTCAAGCTTGACCACTGATCAGACGCAGTCAGATCGCTCGCCCGATGCATTGCTGATGAACGGGGAACTCCCTTTCGGGTTCACAGATACCCCTGCGACCTTCAATGTCACGAAAGGTATTGGCATTTACTAGAAGAATTGGAAATTACATATAAGAAACAACAATTCTCTTATGTGTATCAGTATCTATGGAATTCTTGATGATGCATGATCTCGTgagtatacatatataggaAAAACCTACCTGTTCCGGATATCAAACATGGGCACGAGACTGAGCTTCAACTTCCGCATCCAAAATCACACCATGGACCTAGTTGAGACAGAAGGTTCCTACACTAGCAGGATCACTCTGGACTCCCTCGATGTGCACGTGGGCCAGTCCTACTCGGTCCTTGTGGCAGCCGACCGAGACGATGACAAGTATCTGATGGTAGCAACTCCGAAGCTTATCGCCGACTTCCAAGCCCACCACCTCGTCGCTCTAGGAATCCTGGATTATGTTAACTCCACTTCGATGCTTCCAACTTTCCCCATTCCCGATGGTCCTGATCCGTTTGACATGAATTTTTCCATTAACCAAGCCAAATCTATAAGGTAAATCACGTTCATAAATATAACGATTGTTTTCTGTTGTTCAGATAAATTTTGACCATATTGTCAAATTTGGTTAGCTTTACCTATCGTTGGCCAGGCCCATGTCATGCCTATGGGCCTTTGAATTTCTGTACGTGTTTGATTATTGAAATTGGTGATCGGGCCCaactaacttttttttttttccagtcaCAAGAGAGGCACATGGGTCTAGTATAATTAGATAAAACACTTAATACCAACGTAGGTTAGTTCAAGTGGTTCGACGTTTGTTCCGCTTAAGAAATGTCTTGAGTTCGAgtccttgtgaatgcagaaaattcatgcTGAAAAAGCTTTACCCCTTTAATGGGTTGATCATGCTTGACTGTATTAGTCGGGATCCAATTGGGCTTCCGGATATCAGggttcacaaaaaaaaataaaaatagaacaCCTAATAAATCTATACTAAATAACGGGGCATGGGTAGTCCTACTAGGTATCGATCGAACctaaaatctcttgattaccaGGCGAGAGCGTACGCCATTGCATTACACTCGCTTTTGATAAAATCCTGCCTTTGTTAATTTATGATTTCTTACACTAAATAAATCTTTTATTCCTCTTAAGTTCTCTTAATTTCTTACGCTCTTTGTACTTTCCTTGCTACACAAGGTGGAACATGACCGCAGGGGCAGCACGGCCAAATCCACAAGGGACATTTAACGTGCACAATGTAACCATATCCCAAACATTTATCTTACATGGCTCAGTTGCAGAGCTCAATGGCTCGACGAGGTACACGGTGAACAATGTTTCCTACATCACACCAGACACGCCCCTGAAGCTCGCAGATCAGTTTGCCAATGGGTCTGGAGTGTATGTCCTTGACGAATTCCCTGTGGCTTCAGTGAAGTTTGTAGCCCAAAAAGGAGTTTTTGTTTCAACTGGGATTCACAAAGGGTTCATGGAGATCGTGTTCAAGAACGACTTGGAGGTGATGGATTCTTGGCATTTGGATGGGTTTGGGTTTTTCGTAGTTGGGTAAGTCGACAACCGTTCCATTGATAAAGTAAATTAGTTCTTAAACTATTTTGAAGCTCATATTAATTGTCTTATGTTTGTAAATTGTTCTCAGGTTTGGTGATGGAGAATGGACACTGGAATCACGATCCACATACAACATACAAGATCCGGTTTTTCGCTCCACTATTCAGGTTTTCCGTTAATATCCATTTCCATATCTAACAAGTGACTAACATATGCGACGCTAGAGTATATAGTTTcttacttattaaaaaaaaagagtattaTAGTTTCTTACTATAATATTCCACAATAAACTTGATGAATAGGTGTATCCCGGCAGATGGACTGCGGTATACGCATACCTGGACAATCCGGGAATGTGGAACTTAAGGTCTCAGAATTTGAAACATTGGTACCTAGGACAGGAGTTGTATGTCAGGGTTTACGATGCCGATCCCAACCCTGCCAAGGAGAGGCCACCCCCAGAAAATCTTCTGTTATGTGGTTAGAATTCACGTCTCTCAAATTCATTTCTCCCCTGCTACTGCAACTTATCGtatttcatttccttttctcaTTAAACATTTAACTAACATAAAATCAATTatgaaatgcaggaaagtTTGAACCATCTCCCTCTCCCACttcctccccctccccctccccctccccaTCTTCCCCATCTAGTGCAGTAGTTCCGAAACTTACATGGTAAGCAATCTCAGGAAGGATTCAAATCAATCGATTATATTTTATCGGTAAATTATCCGTAGgttttttattgaataaaagCATCCTGTTCATGTTGTTCTGGGCGATTTCTGCAGGTTTCATACCACTATCATTTTCCTGATCACAATTTTTTCGCAACTTGGAATGTGAAGATCATATTCCTGGTTCGTTCCGAACAAGCTTGGGAGAGCATTCGTAAACAAATGGCTTttaccacatatatatatatgtgtgtgtgtgtgtgtgtatctTGATGTCCCTGATTGTATATAACGGGTATATACAGCCTATATACCAAgtgaagaaaatataattaattaaactattAAATACAGACAGCATGGAAATtagcattttcatattttctttttcttccatcAACATCGAGGATGATGCTTCAATATGAATCTAGCACGCAAGTcggagagagaagaaaatattCTTGATCCCAATTCGATGACAAGAGTTGAATTATTAACTAAGAATTGAAAACTATTTCTTCAATTAACAGAAATTTAGTTTCTGCTATGGAAAGAAATCAAAAGGCGCGAGGGAATCGGAAAAATGAATACATTTCAATTCGCAACACTCAGCTAATTCTTTTCATACTGTGATCGTAACATGACAACATGGGAGTGACACTCCCAGTTGaatataacaatttttttaaaattaatagtaataattattattatcttatttTTCATGGATAGGACCACTGAGAGGCAGTAGGCACTTTCGTGAAGAGAAACCCGATTTGATTGGGGAACAAAATTAAATAGCTAGACGTGCAGATCACACCCTCTTTTCAACTATAATTAACTTATTTGGATCCAAAAGCCTTAGTTGCTTCTCAATGAGTCCCGAGATGGTCTCAGtctattaatattaattcCCATGCTCAGGAAGTAATTTGAATGGATTTCAAACTACTGTATCGTTGCGTTAAAATTTGcccataatcttttttttttcttgtaagATCATGAGATGTTctcaatttattaattgaaaCTAATCCTAATTCAGCTTTacatgagaagaagaagatggccTAACAACGAAGAACACTTGTTTTGGCATATTCATGGGTGGCCTCACAATCTCCACATCTCTTTTCTTGTCCCCAAACAAAAATAtagacaaaaaagaaaactccCCTCTCCCCTCCCCCAACCTAAAATTAGAATATTAActcatctatctatctatctatctatctatctatctatctatctactTTAGGGCAGAAAACAAGCTTTTAATTTGCAGGCCAATTGTTTGAAGAAGACACGCACAAAACACCTAATTATTAACTCAACCACAGCTAACACTCTTAATACATATATGCCACTTTGCATACTAAAACCAGGGGTCAGGTCCAAGTCTCTCTGTCATATCTGTTTAATCCAATGCTAATCGGTCTTATCGTCCTCTTTAATGCTATTTATAGTTATCAAagctatattatattatataaacacacacacacatgtgtgtgtgtatatatatatattatattgccACCgatatttttttggggggtTTTGTTGGTTTCGTGTAACATAGGACTAGGTAGTGTCTTTTTGTCCATTTACTTTTGTCCACATATAATGTGTGCACTAGTATGCATCCCATGGCATCAGAAGATTCAAAAAGGCGACGAAGAGATTGTGGGTTGTTCATTGATTTCGCTGCACTTCTTTTTGAAGGTACGTAGGTGTGCGTCGTCCAGTGGGAAAGCTAGCTAGTAAGTGAGAGTCTGTTGGACCATaaacaaaaagaacaaaatctCAGCCATCCGAAGAAACTTTTGTATCAAATCCCATACCGAACCCGATCCTAGAAACGTGGATAAGATGAATATACGTACTAGCAAAGGAACCTAACCTTTAAGTTCCATCAGAACAAGGGGATCCATTGGATATGAAGTCAAACCGGGCTAGCTATGGAGATTTTACTCGGAACTGAGTACCCTTCTTGGAGTCTATACAGTAAAAAAGAGAATGCATCTGAGAATAGTTATACCATAGAAGGCTTCGATTTGATGTAGTTAAGCGCGATCTAAAGGCATGCAGCTGTACAATAAGACTCGTAAATTAGCGTTTGACAGGTTGAGACTTGAGACTGAATTCGTGATTGGAAAAACTGAATGAGCAAGGTGAGAATTAAAGAATCAAAAGAATATGTAACTTTAAACTGTAAAGAATGGATACACCGATGATCTATAGCATCCGTTCCGGACCTCAGATCACTCATGAAACGTGAAATTAGCccttcaaaaagaaaaaaccgaATATCGAAAGCCATATCCCTACTCAGTAATGACAACCGACCAAGGCTGGGAACGAGAAAACAAGACTCGACCCGCGTTGTTGTCCCCTGGAATTGATTGGGAATCCGACTTCAGGATCATCATCTTCTGGTGCCGGAAGATTGAGATCCAACTGCAAAGATGGAGCTTTACTCCTCAGCCTCAATGGCTCTTCTGATTCTGGGATCCTCGGGATCAATGCCAGAGCCGGGGCCGGGCGCGATATCACTGTGCGGTGCCGCCTCATGTGGCCTCCTAGGGCCTGCCCTGATGAGAACTCCGCCCCACAGATCGAGCATTGGTGAATCTTTGGGAGTTGCTTCGCGATATTAATGCCAGTGTTCGGGTGTGAATTCTTGGTGTTCACCCATTGGAGGGACAGGACATCATCGTCTTCCAAGGCAGAAATGGGAGATGGCATCGATGACGTCGGGGATGGCTGTTTGTTGTGTTCAATCATGCTTGGTGGTGTGATCCTGGCCTTCTTGTGGCTTGCCCTGTGTCCTCCTAGAGCTTGGAATGATGGGAAGGCCTTGTTACATGTCTTGCACTGGTACACGTATTCCTCTGTCGCTAAGAATCTCTTGCTGCTGAACTTGTCATGATGATGATCATGATTTGCTTCTTGttcatcctcatcatcttcttccactAATGATTCTTCCACTAATGATCGCCTTTTCTCATGATCACCTAATTGGCCTCTCGCGAGGAGGATGAGGCAGTGGGCCATGTCCTCTTCCTCATTCGTCTCGTCTCCCCGGGTCACATCAGAGGAGTAGGAGGGGGAGAAACGATCGGCTTTGCTAACCTTTTCTTCGCTAGGAGAGCTGGCGATCTGGAAAGTGAATGGAGACTGGCCCCTCTGTCGCCTCGTCCGTTTGCGCTTAGGCAAAGGGATACGCCCATTGGGCCGAGCGACCATCATGACGACCTCTTCCGGGGCTTCCATGGTGTGCAAAGTTTGTGTTAgattcctcctcttcttcttcttcttccttctttcttcttgacACAGGTAGTATGATTGATGATAATCACTAGAGATGGGGAGAGAGGAGGTTGAGTGGTGTGGATGATATATAGTGTGAGGGAATAATAAAATGATgtatggagagagagagagagagagagagagagagagaggtttgTTTTGCTTTTGTGGACTCTCAAAGGACAACCCCAATGGAACAGTTAATAATCTGTTTGAATATGCAAATTAGTTAGCGTACCAAATTGCCTAGCTATGCCCCTGCCTTTCTTTAGTGTGTAACTCGAACCATCATGCGGGTCTCGCTCATTTTCTACACGCAAATCAATCGCACAGGCGTGCATCGTGCGATTCACAAGCCATCTCTCTGCATAACTGATGCAGAATTCCACCTTGGTTTTAACTTCCCAGGATATATAACTTGCTGGTTGAATGCTTCGAAAATAATCTGGCCCAGCTAAGctctgagagagagagagagtgaatgTAACTGAAGAATTGCAAAAATAAACCGAGGGGAGGGGAGAGGATGAAGGGTGGCTTGTTGGGcctttttccatttcaattCACATTCTCTTTCACTAGACAAGACCAACGCATTTCACGAAATGAAACAACCTcccaaaatataattaattataatcaaGCCGTTTGGATTGATTGATTTCACGAGTTTAGCAGCATTAATTGGCATGTATAGTTTTCAAATAACGGATGTAGTGGAGTGGCATACACTTTCATATGAGAATTAAAAGATTTTAAGTTCGACTCATCATTGGTGCAATCATGAACTTTTCTTTGTAACTGAAATTGACATATATCtcactcattttttttttcaatatactttttatttttgcccTTTTGTTCTGGTTTTGCCAAACTGTTGTATTCGATTTCTGCTGCTCATTATTAACTAACAGATATTGCTAACTCAAGAGTTAGCCAACAACTTACTTGCTTCATTACGACTCCTATTTGTCATATAGGCGTGTATAACTCCTTTTTATGGTCGCCGTAGCTAATTTGGCAAAGGGTT
This region includes:
- the LOC116189643 gene encoding zinc finger protein ZAT5-like; translation: MEAPEEVVMMVARPNGRIPLPKRKRTRRQRGQSPFTFQIASSPSEEKVSKADRFSPSYSSDVTRGDETNEEEDMAHCLILLARGQLGDHEKRRSLVEESLVEEDDEDEQEANHDHHHDKFSSKRFLATEEYVYQCKTCNKAFPSFQALGGHRASHKKARITPPSMIEHNKQPSPTSSMPSPISALEDDDVLSLQWVNTKNSHPNTGINIAKQLPKIHQCSICGAEFSSGQALGGHMRRHRTVISRPAPALALIPRIPESEEPLRLRSKAPSLQLDLNLPAPEDDDPEVGFPINSRGQQRGSSLVFSFPALVGCHY
- the LOC116189088 gene encoding monocopper oxidase-like protein SKU5; protein product: MGLGWLSNSPCRALQLAIVFASAITSVAGAEIYHEWHVTVEPAFSLSAHLQQPVITINGMFPGPLINATTDDAIHVNVFNNMDEPLLFTWNGIQQRLNSWQDGVSGTNCPILPGKNWTYEFQMKDQIGTFSYFPSINFQKAGGGFGSIRVNNMPVIAVPFAKPEAEYDLLIGDWYYQSYKTLRSSLTTDQTQSDRSPDALLMNGELPFGFTDTPATFNVTKGKTYLFRISNMGTRLSFNFRIQNHTMDLVETEGSYTSRITLDSLDVHVGQSYSVLVAADRDDDKYLMVATPKLIADFQAHHLVALGILDYVNSTSMLPTFPIPDGPDPFDMNFSINQAKSIRWNMTAGAARPNPQGTFNVHNVTISQTFILHGSVAELNGSTRYTVNNVSYITPDTPLKLADQFANGSGVYVLDEFPVASVKFVAQKGVFVSTGIHKGFMEIVFKNDLEVMDSWHLDGFGFFVVGFGDGEWTLESRSTYNIQDPVFRSTIQVYPGRWTAVYAYLDNPGMWNLRSQNLKHWYLGQELYVRVYDADPNPAKERPPPENLLLCGKFEPSPSPTSSPSPSPSPSSPSSAVVPKLTWFHTTIIFLITIFSQLGM